A genome region from Chthonomonas sp. includes the following:
- the gatA gene encoding Asp-tRNA(Asn)/Glu-tRNA(Gln) amidotransferase subunit GatA, whose protein sequence is MSHPKTAVELARAIASRQISVPEVAEEFLSKQARAAELGVFLNVDADAVRAEATAIQAKLDSGWTSPLAGVPVAVKDNIAVEGQPLTCASKILEGYIPPYSASVTNQLRDAGCLIAGKTNLDEFAMGSSTETSAYQLSRNPWDLTRSPGGSSGGSAAAVAGGITPLSLGSDTGGSIRQPAALTGIVGFKPTYGRVSRYGLVAFASSLDQIGPFGTTVEDVAHLTAAISGHCGHDSTSLPDAKIDISDLKGGSLKGKRFAVPREMMEEGLEDGVRQVVEAAFETLRREGVEIVPVSVPSVKQAVTIYYIIAPAEASSNLGRFDGVRYGPRIEGDGHAGSSASTRGQLFGREVKLRIMTGTYVLSAGYYDAYYRRAQQVRTVMADEFAALHRDFDAVISPTSPTVAFTIGSLSEDPMALKVLDSCTIPANMGGFPAISLNAGLADGLPVGLQLMGPVMGDERILQLAYTVEQVMPKVQLPFG, encoded by the coding sequence TTGTCTCACCCCAAAACAGCGGTCGAACTCGCACGCGCCATCGCGTCCCGGCAAATTTCCGTGCCTGAAGTGGCCGAAGAGTTCCTTTCCAAACAAGCGCGAGCCGCTGAGCTCGGCGTGTTCCTTAACGTCGACGCCGACGCCGTGCGCGCGGAAGCCACGGCGATCCAAGCCAAACTCGATTCCGGTTGGACATCGCCGCTGGCGGGCGTTCCCGTCGCGGTCAAGGACAACATCGCCGTCGAAGGGCAACCGCTCACCTGCGCGAGCAAGATTTTGGAGGGCTACATCCCTCCCTACAGCGCCTCGGTGACCAACCAATTGCGCGATGCGGGGTGCCTCATCGCGGGCAAGACCAACCTCGACGAGTTTGCGATGGGCAGCTCCACCGAAACGAGCGCCTACCAACTTTCGCGCAATCCGTGGGACCTCACGCGGTCGCCGGGCGGAAGTTCCGGCGGATCGGCCGCCGCCGTCGCGGGTGGAATCACGCCGCTCTCGCTGGGTAGCGATACCGGCGGCTCGATTCGGCAGCCCGCCGCCCTCACCGGCATCGTCGGGTTCAAACCAACTTACGGGCGCGTGTCGCGCTATGGGCTGGTCGCCTTCGCCAGTAGCCTCGATCAGATCGGTCCGTTCGGCACCACGGTCGAAGATGTTGCTCACCTGACCGCTGCCATCAGCGGTCACTGCGGACACGACAGCACGTCTCTGCCCGACGCGAAAATCGACATTTCGGACCTCAAGGGTGGGAGCCTGAAGGGCAAGCGGTTCGCCGTGCCGCGCGAAATGATGGAGGAGGGTCTGGAAGATGGCGTTCGCCAAGTGGTCGAAGCCGCCTTCGAAACGCTCCGCCGCGAGGGTGTCGAGATCGTCCCGGTTTCCGTGCCGAGCGTCAAGCAAGCCGTCACCATTTACTACATCATCGCCCCCGCCGAAGCCAGTAGCAACCTGGGCCGATTCGACGGTGTTCGCTACGGGCCGCGCATCGAAGGCGACGGTCACGCGGGCAGCTCGGCCAGCACTCGCGGACAACTCTTTGGGCGCGAGGTGAAGCTTCGCATTATGACCGGCACCTACGTGCTGAGCGCCGGATACTACGACGCCTACTACCGCCGCGCGCAGCAAGTGCGAACTGTGATGGCGGACGAATTCGCCGCGCTGCATCGAGATTTTGACGCCGTGATCTCGCCGACCAGCCCCACCGTTGCGTTTACTATTGGCTCGCTGAGCGAAGACCCGATGGCTCTGAAAGTGCTGGACTCGTGCACGATTCCGGCGAACATGGGCGGCTTCCCTGCGATTTCGCTCAACGCCGGGTTGGCCGACGGCTTGCCGGTGGGCTTGCAACTCATGGGCCCGGTCATGGGCGATGAGCGCATCTTGCAACTGGCTTACACCGTAGAGCAAGTGATGCCTAAGGTGCAACTTCCCTTCGGCTAA
- the gatC gene encoding Asp-tRNA(Asn)/Glu-tRNA(Gln) amidotransferase subunit GatC has product MAISFDEVQHVARLARLDLTEQELRVFQGELNALLGHFSDLDEIDVEGIRPRPHAVSLTNVLADDVVVPGLSRDVIFKSAPKSRAGLFVVPIIIEE; this is encoded by the coding sequence ATGGCGATTTCCTTCGATGAGGTCCAGCATGTGGCCCGACTCGCGCGACTCGACCTCACCGAACAGGAACTCCGAGTGTTCCAAGGTGAGCTCAACGCGCTCCTCGGTCATTTTAGCGACTTGGACGAAATTGATGTTGAGGGAATCCGCCCGCGACCGCACGCCGTGTCGCTTACCAATGTCCTTGCCGACGATGTGGTCGTGCCCGGGCTCTCGCGCGATGTGATTTTCAAATCCGCTCCCAAGTCTCGCGCTGGGCTCTTCGTCGTCCCCATTATCATCGAGGAGTAA
- a CDS encoding DUF255 domain-containing protein, translating into MRKGPQKSLFPASVLTVTTLVVATFLSQGLRSSVPRIGAGTLREGTEDFLRAASNQDIPWQELSEEVFREAKLKDKPILMICGDRMDLMAQRIDEKVFLDREVTAWLKTSFICVRVDLAQRPEWRDVYLQVERGRAHVNPNWQGWMLLPNGKTFNRILLSGVSQLDARWFMPIVRSSVQRFREIQRGGGGVVPGEAQAKDRNFLIGSPAETPDTSRFGDYLEEYAQQLAKAAPVPAHFLPPTQQIQFLLITGRTEEATALLDRLLMSPFTDWVDGGVFQQALRMDWSEVAFQKSAVRVADFLSVLTIAYLRTQNPLYKYAADLAFSCLADRFRLGGFVRGSQFADMSANGHSPIYSVPFSELREGLTPAQRDTLFKFFPLNRRLPAQQTLVLNDVQFASENLAELAEVLLPVRLAKAGKTRYFGAEQQADVAGIAVARMSRMARLFQDHDKSDVASELRDKLETLLAGDSVLHSLRVLNEGHSTLKDALAVSDAMLEQYLLNGNLDSFERGLRILLAAMEDFSGPRDGVLVNWKPFAPENWPPDITTPGLVDSFGESSAAMAIRLANNYGKILRAIKIDDLGPAVGEKLAAFAETSVRVFSQPATRVGWNAAGYFCSAWRVLKGSVVLVKGPLAVDEATTLARRIPHRFVAPLVGQLTEGWSLKADGVYVVSPDGVAGPLTPDEVTGQLGG; encoded by the coding sequence GTGAGGAAAGGCCCGCAGAAATCCTTGTTTCCCGCGAGCGTGCTGACGGTCACCACGCTCGTGGTGGCGACGTTCTTGTCGCAGGGTCTGCGTTCCTCGGTGCCGCGGATCGGCGCGGGAACCCTCCGCGAGGGTACCGAAGATTTTTTGCGTGCGGCGAGCAATCAGGACATTCCGTGGCAAGAACTTTCGGAAGAAGTGTTTCGCGAGGCCAAGCTTAAGGACAAGCCGATTTTGATGATCTGCGGCGATCGCATGGACCTGATGGCGCAGCGGATTGATGAGAAGGTATTCCTCGATCGGGAGGTTACGGCGTGGCTCAAAACCAGCTTTATCTGCGTGAGGGTGGACCTGGCCCAGCGGCCCGAGTGGCGTGACGTTTACCTGCAGGTGGAGCGCGGGCGCGCGCACGTAAACCCCAACTGGCAGGGTTGGATGCTGCTACCCAACGGCAAGACGTTCAATCGCATTTTGCTTAGCGGTGTGAGCCAACTGGATGCCCGCTGGTTCATGCCGATTGTACGCTCGAGCGTGCAACGGTTTCGCGAGATTCAGCGCGGCGGCGGCGGCGTGGTTCCCGGGGAAGCCCAGGCCAAAGATCGCAACTTCCTCATCGGCTCGCCTGCCGAAACGCCCGACACGAGTCGCTTTGGCGACTACCTGGAGGAGTACGCTCAACAATTGGCGAAAGCCGCGCCCGTGCCGGCCCACTTTTTGCCGCCCACCCAGCAGATTCAGTTTCTGCTGATTACGGGTCGAACGGAGGAGGCAACGGCGCTTTTGGACCGCCTCTTGATGTCGCCGTTTACCGATTGGGTGGATGGCGGCGTGTTTCAGCAGGCGCTCCGCATGGATTGGAGCGAGGTCGCGTTTCAGAAGTCCGCGGTGCGCGTGGCGGACTTCCTCAGCGTGCTGACCATTGCCTACTTGCGCACCCAAAACCCGCTGTACAAATACGCCGCGGACCTCGCCTTCTCGTGCCTGGCGGATCGGTTTCGCCTGGGAGGATTTGTGCGGGGTTCACAGTTTGCCGACATGTCGGCAAACGGACATTCGCCGATCTACTCGGTTCCGTTTTCCGAGCTGCGCGAGGGCCTGACGCCCGCGCAGCGCGACACGCTCTTCAAATTCTTCCCGCTCAATCGTCGCCTTCCGGCGCAACAAACGCTGGTGCTCAACGATGTGCAATTCGCCAGCGAGAACCTTGCCGAACTCGCCGAAGTGCTGCTCCCGGTGCGCTTGGCCAAGGCCGGAAAGACGCGCTACTTTGGGGCCGAGCAGCAGGCCGACGTCGCCGGGATCGCAGTGGCGCGGATGTCGCGCATGGCGCGTCTGTTCCAAGATCACGACAAGTCGGACGTGGCTTCGGAACTGCGCGACAAACTGGAAACCTTGCTGGCGGGCGATTCGGTGCTGCACTCGCTGCGAGTGCTCAACGAGGGCCACAGCACCCTGAAAGACGCCTTGGCAGTCTCCGATGCGATGCTGGAGCAGTACCTGCTGAACGGCAATCTGGATAGTTTTGAGCGGGGTCTCCGCATTTTGCTCGCGGCGATGGAGGACTTCTCCGGTCCGCGCGACGGGGTGTTGGTGAATTGGAAACCGTTCGCCCCCGAAAACTGGCCGCCGGACATCACCACGCCGGGGCTGGTTGATTCGTTCGGCGAGAGCAGCGCGGCGATGGCGATTCGGCTAGCCAACAACTACGGCAAGATTCTGCGCGCGATAAAGATTGACGACCTGGGTCCGGCCGTGGGCGAGAAACTCGCGGCGTTCGCCGAAACCTCGGTGCGTGTGTTTTCGCAACCCGCCACAAGGGTCGGTTGGAACGCGGCCGGCTATTTCTGCTCGGCGTGGCGCGTGCTCAAAGGCAGCGTCGTGCTGGTGAAAGGGCCGCTGGCGGTGGACGAGGCGACCACGTTGGCGCGCCGGATTCCTCATCGGTTTGTGGCGCCGCTGGTGGGTCAACTCACCGAGGGATGGAGCCTGAAGGCCGACGGCGTGTACGTGGTGAGCCCGGATGGGGTGGCCGGTCCGCTGACTCCGGACGAGGTAACCGGGCAATTGGGCGGCTAG
- a CDS encoding PEP-CTERM sorting domain-containing protein: MKSILVLSSVALAALASAYGHYGNTAGRMDFASKYDIGARLRYAGQMNANVYDFGKIGAFGALPPGLAAGDVAAGVAAATADWSTYLNIRYDNSAMGAAGTGTIRLRYDPTRATGAYADGIVGGVAGQVDYAEIVLGRRPTAGAAWTAANFAWTVKHELGHTLGLLDLYENTAEDFVDHDVNAGANPRLNYDSRRDNIMFQINNGNNYNLPGVTVIDNDEIYGAAWFWGSPHSFIYTGAMNAAYTAGAFPRRGSAEHHGQNNAKKWKYRGNFGTNRLLTTNPYIDIEFWGYQGFTGTLWGPGAPAAFTYEGEISPNVHRFKANRADFVGNFELELESKYDRESRMYAQVVAGNNGTSFTLDRNLNGLAHDTGFLGTHKFAMVFGAVPEPSSMMALAIGAVALLRRKKS; encoded by the coding sequence ATGAAATCCATCCTTGTTTTGTCGTCGGTGGCGCTGGCCGCCCTTGCCTCCGCGTACGGCCACTACGGAAACACGGCCGGCCGTATGGACTTTGCCTCGAAATATGACATCGGTGCGCGCCTGCGCTACGCCGGGCAGATGAACGCCAACGTCTACGATTTCGGCAAGATCGGCGCCTTTGGCGCGTTGCCGCCCGGCCTCGCGGCAGGCGATGTCGCCGCCGGGGTTGCCGCGGCGACCGCCGACTGGAGCACCTATCTCAACATTCGCTATGACAATTCGGCGATGGGCGCGGCCGGCACGGGCACCATTCGGTTGCGCTACGATCCGACGCGGGCGACCGGCGCGTATGCCGATGGCATCGTCGGGGGCGTCGCCGGACAAGTGGATTACGCGGAGATCGTCCTTGGTCGGCGACCAACCGCGGGCGCGGCATGGACCGCGGCGAACTTTGCGTGGACGGTTAAGCACGAGCTTGGCCACACGCTGGGCTTGCTCGACCTGTACGAAAACACGGCGGAGGACTTCGTGGATCACGACGTGAACGCCGGGGCGAACCCGCGCCTCAACTACGATTCGCGCCGCGACAACATCATGTTCCAAATCAACAACGGCAACAACTACAACCTGCCGGGCGTGACCGTGATTGATAACGACGAGATCTACGGAGCCGCCTGGTTCTGGGGTTCGCCGCACAGTTTCATCTACACCGGCGCGATGAACGCCGCCTACACCGCGGGTGCGTTCCCCCGTCGCGGTTCGGCGGAACACCACGGCCAAAACAACGCGAAGAAGTGGAAGTATCGCGGCAACTTCGGCACCAACCGATTGCTCACCACGAACCCCTATATCGACATTGAGTTCTGGGGCTATCAAGGGTTCACGGGCACGCTTTGGGGTCCGGGCGCACCGGCGGCGTTCACCTACGAAGGTGAGATCAGCCCGAATGTGCACCGCTTCAAGGCCAACCGAGCCGACTTCGTCGGCAACTTTGAGCTGGAACTGGAAAGCAAGTACGACCGCGAATCGCGAATGTACGCCCAGGTGGTCGCGGGGAACAACGGCACCTCGTTCACGCTCGATCGCAACCTCAACGGCCTCGCCCACGACACCGGATTCTTGGGGACCCACAAGTTCGCCATGGTCTTCGGCGCGGTCCCCGAACCCAGTTCGATGATGGCCTTGGCCATTGGCGCAGTTGCTCTCCTGCGTCGCAAAAAGAGCTAA
- the pheT gene encoding phenylalanine--tRNA ligase subunit beta: MKLPVSLLRSLVETNLSAEQIGDLLTMAGFELEGLDVVAGQDVLDIKVMANRGDGLSALGLAREILAKDAAAKPTELYNRLADRIAFGDENGNPGIRIQIETEDCTRFAARLIRGVKNGASPAPLQAVLEAAGLRPISLLVDLTNYVMLEMGQPLHAYDLGKLGGPDLGVRLANAGETLTTLNGDEHKLTTDHMVIFNANGAIGLAGVMGGLSTECDENTTDVLLEAAHFVNTRVRKTRKENGLNTDASYRFERSVDPEGVVSALNRFVELYMEAVGAQTPMDAGVLSGVADVYPRPPQRREVTLRIPRAVELLGMPITTGEAIQHLSRLGMDVRSDGDTLRVALPSWRPDILREEDLVEELGRVHGYDKIPESPIVGHANRGGIFGVPKLADQARAALLRCGCDQVINHTLRDKHALDFSESWRLGPRNPHSPEMALMRDSLLPGLAESALRNGGRNVHLFEVGQVFLQGDYQVDESPEVAILSTGQLTRSHWSGGNPSEADFFSIKGMVEELAGALNDSITFDLPHDPDRRFHPTRQAGVLLDHGRLWAGTVGQIHPDLANELGLPEATFMAELDLLVFAIQDDMEHAIHDISRHPATRRDIAVMLPKSVPFATVIAAVNDACGDVLEDSWLFDVYEGQGVPEGNHSLALALQFRKMGATFTDEEANAVRDRAVSAVTSLGGVLR, encoded by the coding sequence ATGAAGCTTCCCGTCTCCCTTCTCCGGTCTCTTGTCGAGACAAACCTCAGCGCCGAGCAGATCGGCGACCTGCTGACGATGGCAGGCTTTGAGTTGGAGGGCTTGGATGTGGTGGCGGGGCAAGACGTGCTGGACATCAAAGTCATGGCCAACCGCGGCGACGGCCTGAGCGCCCTCGGTTTGGCGCGCGAGATTCTGGCGAAAGATGCCGCAGCCAAGCCGACCGAACTTTACAATCGCCTGGCCGATCGCATCGCCTTTGGCGACGAAAACGGCAACCCCGGCATTCGCATTCAGATTGAAACCGAGGACTGCACCCGGTTCGCCGCCCGCCTGATTCGTGGCGTGAAAAATGGTGCCAGCCCGGCGCCGCTGCAGGCGGTGCTTGAGGCGGCGGGTCTGCGCCCGATTAGCCTGCTGGTTGACCTGACCAACTATGTGATGCTCGAAATGGGACAACCGCTCCACGCCTATGACCTCGGCAAACTGGGCGGCCCCGATCTTGGCGTGCGACTGGCCAATGCCGGCGAGACGCTGACCACGCTGAACGGCGACGAGCATAAGCTGACGACCGATCACATGGTGATTTTCAACGCGAACGGCGCGATTGGTCTGGCTGGCGTGATGGGCGGCCTGAGTACCGAGTGCGACGAGAACACGACCGACGTTTTGCTGGAGGCCGCGCACTTTGTGAACACCCGCGTGCGCAAGACGCGCAAAGAAAACGGCCTCAACACCGACGCGAGTTACCGGTTTGAGCGGTCGGTGGACCCCGAGGGAGTGGTCTCGGCGCTCAACCGCTTTGTCGAGCTCTACATGGAGGCCGTCGGCGCGCAAACGCCGATGGATGCGGGCGTACTGAGCGGCGTGGCCGACGTCTATCCGCGGCCTCCGCAGCGCCGCGAAGTGACCTTGCGAATCCCGCGCGCCGTGGAACTGTTGGGAATGCCGATCACCACTGGCGAGGCGATTCAACACCTCAGCCGACTCGGCATGGACGTGCGCTCCGATGGCGATACCTTGCGCGTTGCGCTGCCTTCGTGGCGGCCCGATATTCTGCGCGAGGAAGATCTTGTGGAAGAGCTTGGCCGCGTTCACGGCTACGACAAGATTCCTGAGTCACCGATTGTCGGGCACGCAAATCGCGGCGGCATTTTTGGCGTGCCGAAACTCGCCGACCAAGCCCGCGCCGCACTGCTCCGCTGCGGCTGCGATCAGGTGATCAACCACACGCTGCGCGATAAGCACGCGCTGGATTTCAGCGAGAGTTGGCGGCTCGGACCGCGCAATCCGCATAGCCCCGAAATGGCGCTGATGCGCGACAGCTTGTTGCCCGGCCTCGCCGAGTCGGCCCTGCGCAACGGAGGCCGAAACGTCCACCTGTTCGAGGTCGGGCAAGTCTTTCTGCAGGGCGATTATCAGGTGGATGAAAGCCCGGAAGTCGCGATCCTCTCGACCGGGCAGTTGACCCGCTCGCACTGGTCCGGCGGCAACCCGTCGGAGGCAGACTTCTTTAGCATCAAGGGAATGGTCGAGGAGCTGGCCGGCGCCCTCAACGACAGCATCACCTTTGATCTGCCGCACGATCCGGATCGCCGCTTCCACCCGACTCGGCAGGCCGGCGTGTTGCTTGACCACGGCCGTCTTTGGGCGGGCACCGTGGGTCAAATTCACCCCGACCTCGCCAATGAATTGGGTCTGCCCGAAGCCACCTTCATGGCCGAACTCGATCTGCTGGTCTTCGCGATTCAGGACGACATGGAGCACGCGATCCACGACATCAGTCGGCACCCGGCCACGCGCCGCGACATCGCGGTGATGCTCCCCAAGAGCGTGCCGTTTGCCACCGTGATCGCCGCTGTCAATGACGCGTGCGGCGACGTGCTGGAAGACAGTTGGCTCTTTGACGTGTACGAGGGGCAAGGTGTGCCCGAGGGCAACCACAGCCTGGCGCTGGCGTTGCAATTCCGCAAAATGGGCGCGACGTTTACCGACGAGGAAGCCAATGCCGTGCGCGACCGCGCGGTGTCGGCGGTGACTTCGCTCGGCGGCGTCCTGCGGTAA
- the pheS gene encoding phenylalanine--tRNA ligase subunit alpha produces MELIDRVESQARAALASANTTDDLKKVYSQFLGKSGSVGGLMKELGGLPADQRPMFGKAVNEAKGRLETEYESRFAEAHTAERSVQFERERLDITLPSRPVAAGREHVLQLTMNRIKEVFVGLGFEYAESPELEKFAYNFDALNYPPDHPAMDDQDTFYIDDDLLLRTQCTALQGHVFETRKPPFRMFTIGRTFRNEAVDRTHSHTFHQVDVFMVDEKVSMANLKWTLGTFARAMFGDDVTVRFRPDFFPFVEPGVDYAISTPKLFNGRWVELGGAGLIHPNILERYGIDTDKYSGFAFGLGVERIPMMAHGVDDLRHFLENDLRFLRQFR; encoded by the coding sequence ATGGAGTTGATTGACCGCGTTGAAAGCCAGGCGCGCGCTGCCTTGGCGAGTGCGAACACGACCGATGACCTGAAAAAGGTGTATAGCCAGTTTCTTGGGAAGTCGGGTTCGGTGGGCGGGCTGATGAAGGAATTGGGCGGCTTGCCGGCCGATCAGCGCCCGATGTTTGGCAAAGCGGTGAACGAGGCGAAGGGTCGTCTGGAAACCGAATACGAGTCGCGATTTGCCGAAGCGCACACCGCCGAGCGATCGGTGCAGTTTGAACGCGAGCGGCTGGACATCACCCTCCCCTCGCGGCCCGTGGCCGCCGGGCGCGAGCACGTGTTGCAACTTACGATGAACCGGATCAAAGAGGTGTTCGTCGGGCTGGGCTTTGAATACGCCGAGTCGCCGGAACTCGAAAAGTTTGCCTACAACTTCGACGCGCTGAACTATCCGCCCGATCATCCCGCGATGGACGATCAGGACACGTTTTACATTGACGACGACCTGCTGCTGCGCACCCAGTGCACGGCGTTGCAGGGCCACGTTTTCGAAACGCGCAAGCCGCCGTTCCGCATGTTCACCATCGGGCGGACCTTCCGCAACGAGGCGGTGGATCGCACTCACTCGCACACGTTCCACCAAGTGGACGTGTTTATGGTGGACGAAAAGGTGAGCATGGCGAACCTGAAATGGACGCTGGGCACCTTTGCTCGGGCCATGTTCGGCGACGACGTGACGGTGCGGTTTCGCCCCGACTTCTTCCCGTTTGTCGAGCCGGGCGTGGACTACGCGATTAGCACACCAAAGCTATTCAATGGTCGCTGGGTGGAACTTGGCGGCGCGGGACTGATCCATCCGAACATCCTGGAGCGCTACGGAATCGACACCGACAAATACAGTGGCTTTGCGTTTGGATTGGGTGTCGAGCGGATTCCGATGATGGCGCACGGCGTGGACGATCTGCGACATTTCTTGGAGAACGATCTGCGATTCCTCCGGCAATTCCGCTAG
- a CDS encoding flagellar basal body-associated FliL family protein → MIVALVIGGGGYMKMSGGKKKKEEPKIELGAVVPLPKEVLVNLREQESYLRTEVSLHLLKGVDAKHFEEYFPAIQNAFIMRLSGLDLKDLTTPEDKAALKRVLAKDANDALHVAGFHMPGEEPAEEEDSKDKKKKKKHAEEEESTEIEYPEFDSDTGPILKIYFTSFATQ, encoded by the coding sequence ATGATCGTCGCGCTAGTCATTGGCGGCGGCGGCTACATGAAGATGTCGGGCGGCAAGAAGAAGAAGGAAGAGCCGAAGATTGAGCTCGGCGCCGTGGTGCCGCTGCCCAAGGAAGTGCTCGTGAATCTTCGCGAACAGGAAAGCTATCTTCGTACGGAAGTCTCGCTTCACCTGCTCAAGGGTGTTGATGCGAAGCACTTTGAGGAGTACTTCCCGGCGATTCAAAACGCGTTCATCATGCGGCTCAGCGGGCTCGATCTCAAGGACCTTACGACGCCCGAGGACAAGGCGGCGCTCAAGCGAGTGTTGGCCAAAGACGCCAACGATGCGTTGCACGTAGCCGGCTTCCACATGCCTGGCGAAGAGCCGGCGGAAGAGGAAGACAGCAAGGACAAGAAGAAAAAGAAGAAGCACGCGGAAGAGGAGGAATCTACCGAGATCGAGTATCCGGAATTCGATTCCGACACCGGTCCAATCCTGAAGATTTACTTCACGAGCTTCGCCACGCAATAA
- a CDS encoding UbiX family flavin prenyltransferase, whose product MSTGRIVVGVTGASGAIYAQRLLRQLARRYEEVLLILSEQAIQVASTELDVNLSREQFSTVSWLGEDLPNIRLLDSKNFFTPPASGSYRHDGMIICPCSMGTAGRIANGISNDLLTRAADVCLKERRPLVLVPREMPWNLIMLRNLTTLAEAGATVLPACPAWYRNPTSLEELADSVVARILQAVGQPQELFSEWMSQ is encoded by the coding sequence GTGAGTACCGGACGAATTGTGGTCGGAGTGACGGGCGCCAGCGGGGCGATTTATGCCCAGCGGCTGCTGCGCCAGTTGGCGCGGCGCTACGAGGAAGTGCTGCTGATTCTCAGCGAGCAAGCCATTCAGGTCGCCAGCACCGAGCTCGATGTCAACCTCAGCCGCGAGCAGTTTTCAACGGTGTCTTGGCTCGGCGAAGACCTGCCAAACATCCGGCTGCTGGATTCGAAAAACTTCTTTACGCCGCCCGCGAGCGGCAGTTATCGGCACGACGGCATGATCATTTGCCCGTGCAGCATGGGCACCGCCGGGCGCATCGCCAACGGAATCAGCAACGACTTGCTGACCCGGGCGGCGGATGTCTGCCTTAAGGAGCGGCGACCTTTGGTATTGGTCCCGCGCGAAATGCCATGGAACCTGATCATGCTGCGCAACCTCACGACGCTCGCTGAGGCGGGCGCAACCGTCTTGCCGGCGTGCCCGGCCTGGTACCGCAACCCCACCTCGCTGGAGGAACTCGCCGACAGCGTGGTCGCCCGCATTCTGCAGGCCGTCGGCCAGCCGCAAGAGCTGTTTTCGGAGTGGATGAGCCAGTGA
- a CDS encoding TIGR01777 family oxidoreductase, whose amino-acid sequence MKVVIAGGTGFIGRSLQAELTHAGHEFVLLSRRSGEGMVQWDGQTLGPWTEALAGAHALINLVGESISLPWTAENRRKILASRVDSCHVLGRALAGLQSPPPVWVQSSATGFYGNRGDEVLTEESAAGNTSEFLVETCLAWEGAAREACPSTVELRLVRTGLVLGDGGGALPPILKVARMYLGGSLGSGQQYMSWIHELDLVRQYVWLCDHCERPAIVNGTAPNPARNVDFMATLRRVIGRPWAPPAPALAMKLMAKLGGPASELVLDSCRAIPQAAQRADFEFKFSDLESALRDLVPK is encoded by the coding sequence GTGAAGGTCGTCATCGCCGGGGGCACCGGCTTCATCGGGCGCAGTCTCCAAGCCGAACTGACGCACGCAGGTCACGAGTTTGTCTTGCTTTCGCGCCGATCGGGCGAGGGCATGGTGCAGTGGGATGGCCAAACCCTTGGCCCGTGGACCGAGGCTCTGGCCGGCGCGCACGCCCTCATCAACCTGGTCGGCGAATCGATTTCGCTTCCTTGGACGGCGGAGAATCGCCGCAAGATTTTGGCCAGCCGAGTGGATTCGTGCCATGTGCTGGGTCGGGCTTTGGCAGGTTTGCAATCGCCGCCGCCGGTGTGGGTGCAGTCGAGCGCGACCGGATTTTATGGCAATCGCGGCGATGAGGTGCTCACCGAAGAATCTGCCGCGGGCAACACGAGCGAGTTTCTGGTGGAAACCTGCTTGGCGTGGGAGGGGGCGGCTCGCGAAGCATGCCCGAGCACGGTTGAACTGCGGCTGGTGAGAACCGGGCTTGTGCTCGGCGATGGGGGCGGCGCGTTGCCGCCGATCCTAAAGGTCGCGCGCATGTACCTGGGCGGCTCGCTCGGTTCGGGTCAGCAATACATGAGCTGGATTCACGAACTCGACCTGGTTCGGCAGTACGTGTGGCTCTGCGACCACTGCGAGCGCCCGGCGATTGTCAATGGCACCGCGCCGAATCCGGCGCGGAACGTAGATTTTATGGCGACCTTGCGCCGCGTGATCGGTCGGCCCTGGGCGCCACCAGCGCCGGCCTTGGCGATGAAGCTCATGGCGAAACTCGGCGGCCCCGCCAGCGAACTGGTCTTGGATAGTTGCCGCGCGATTCCGCAGGCTGCGCAACGCGCCGATTTTGAGTTTAAGTTTTCTGATTTGGAATCTGCCTTGCGCGATTTAGTGCCAAAGTAA
- a CDS encoding DUF1579 family protein: MFTVEQLDGTWHGLSQLHLNDWPPGSGDRVFESESSLALHAVASNPVLDGAYTWSHDNEQQTGRYMIVVAGNDVEVAWTDTWHMAGQIMHCKGTLTEKGMVFQGSYGGGDEVWGWRTELRMLAPNVMELHMTNITPSGEEDWAVKAAYSKQ, translated from the coding sequence ATGTTCACGGTTGAGCAACTCGACGGCACTTGGCACGGGCTAAGCCAACTTCACCTTAACGACTGGCCTCCGGGGTCGGGCGACCGCGTCTTTGAAAGCGAGTCGTCGCTGGCGCTCCACGCCGTCGCGTCGAATCCGGTGCTGGATGGAGCCTATACGTGGTCGCACGACAACGAGCAGCAAACCGGCCGCTACATGATCGTTGTCGCGGGCAACGATGTCGAGGTCGCTTGGACGGATACGTGGCACATGGCCGGCCAGATCATGCATTGCAAGGGCACGCTCACCGAGAAAGGCATGGTGTTTCAAGGCTCCTATGGCGGCGGCGATGAGGTTTGGGGTTGGCGCACTGAGCTGCGAATGCTCGCGCCGAATGTGATGGAACTTCACATGACGAACATCACGCCGAGTGGGGAAGAGGATTGGGCGGTGAAAGCCGCGTACTCGAAGCAGTAG